The following is a genomic window from Desulfonatronum thiosulfatophilum.
TTGTGTCTTGTCGTCCAAAGTGCGTTGAAGGGAGCAGCTATCGAGGCAGATTCTCATCCGGGATTTACACTCGGTGCTTCCGTTTAATCTGATAGTGAACAAAATATTGGCAGAAAAAGAGTTTCGAGTATGCTGGAAAAATGTCAAAAAATTATCAATTCATCACTCATAACCGAAATCTGTACGTAGATCGGGTCAAACCTTTTCTCGGACGACCTGTGATCAAAATTCTTTCCGGGATGCGTCATGTAGGGAAAAGTTGCCTTTTGCGACTAACGGACGGCCTGTTGATGACATGGTTTTCTCCGTATTTCATTGGTCGTTCAGAACCGGGCAAGCCTGATGTGATATTGGATTTATCCTTGATTGTAATTTTATTGACTAAATAAAGCCGAACACATAATTTGTAGTCAGTTTGCTTACAAAGGAGGCGATCATGCAAATGACAATCCGCATACCTGAAGAATACATGACACAAGTCCACGATATTTCATTGCGAACCGGTTTGAAGAAGTCAGACATCGCCAGATTGGCCATCAAGGACTTTCTCGAACGTTTCGACGAGGTCCAGGGTCAGGAGAACAAGCCCATCAACAAGGCGTCGGATCTGATCGGCGTTGTCACCAGTGGAATTCCTGATCTGGGTCGAAACCACCGCCGCTACATTCTCAAAGGAATGAAGGACCGCGAATCGTGAATGCGCTGTTGGATACCGGCCCCTGGGTTGCGTTGATCGACGCAAGCGAAACCTCTCATGAGGCGTGCGTTGAGTGGTTTGGCGCGTTTTCCGGAAAGCTCTACTCGACGGAGCCCGTGCTGACGGAAGTCCTGTATCTCTTGAGTTTTTCCTTGAAAGCCCAGCAGGCCGCCATGGATTATGTCCTCCGGGGCATTGTCACACTCGTTCCAATAGATCTCCGGGCGCTGGAATCCGCCAGGACGCTGATGAGCAAATATGCCGACCTGCCCATGGATTTCGCTGATGCCAGCCTCGTTGTTCTTGCCTCGGAATCTCGTATCTTGAATATTGTGACCCTGGATGAGCGAGATTTCAAAGTGTATCGGACTCAGGACAAGAAGGCTTTTTCCATTTTCCCTTAAATCGCGAGCGGTTCCCTTTTTCCGGGTCATGTTCATCAAGAAA
Proteins encoded in this region:
- a CDS encoding type II toxin-antitoxin system VapC family toxin — encoded protein: MNALLDTGPWVALIDASETSHEACVEWFGAFSGKLYSTEPVLTEVLYLLSFSLKAQQAAMDYVLRGIVTLVPIDLRALESARTLMSKYADLPMDFADASLVVLASESRILNIVTLDERDFKVYRTQDKKAFSIFP